CAAATGCATCATCACACTACAGATTTGCAACACAACCTGTTTCTTGTGCCTGCAAAAGTAGCAGGAGGCAGTGGATGAATGAAGCAGTGGGGCATTGCAGGTGAGCCTGCAAGAGATCCCTCCTGAAACCTGAGAGATGctgtcagccagtgtagacaatgctgagctagatagaccaatggtctgactcagtaagaCAGCCTCCTATGTTCCATTTTGCTCAATATAATTTATAGCCAAGAGAGTGAAGCTCATCCTgggaaaatggtggtggtggggataaacATTTGGCAGATCAGCTACTGGAGATGTGAGGAAGAACAACACTGAGTAACAGGCTGGTGTATTTGTGAGATAATATTTTGAAGAAGAGGTAGAGGCCTAAGAGGGTGCAGCTGGCAATGATAGGAAAGCGGGCAGCATCTCAGTTGGCAATGGTCTCTGGCATATCCAAAGCATTCTTCTCCTTTGCGCAGGAGACGGAGTGCAATGCCccaaagaagatgggcagcagggCCATGAGCAATAGGCTGCCATAGGCCAGTGCCATGCCCTCCAGGGTGGCAGGGGGCAGCCCCGGCCATGGAGGCATCTCTGGCCCCGCTCCTGTTCTGCACCTTGGCGTGCTGCATTGCCTCCAGTAAAAAAATAGCCATTTGTTACCCTGCCCCAAGAGGCAACCCAGCTTTCTGAAGCTTTGGTTTCCCAGGCAAAATGAGCATTGCCTAAAGCAGACTGAGGGAGATAAGCCTTGAATCTGAAGCACCAATTTAGAATCCAATTTggatccccccccttcccccacgcCCACCTCAAATATATACACTACAAACTTTTATTGGTTTTATCTTCATTTCACTGCCACAGCTTTATCTGAAGAAAACTGGGAATAAAAAAATGGGTAAATTGGCTGAGAATTTTCCTAGCCAATGGGATTACATTTTTCAAGATTCCCCAAGAAAGGGTATAGTTGTTAAACCAATTTTAATCTGCAACCTAGTTATATCCTAACATAATGAGAGAGCTCAGTGCAAGCTTGTAGGAATAAGAGCACAAATCATAATTTGTACTTTCAGAATGTCAGAGCAAATGTCTGGTACCCATGCATTCGCACCGAGCTGTCATGAATGACTGCTAGGCCCAGCAGCACCAATGGAAAGTTCACAGGTAACTGTTTAGAAAGGGGAGGATGTGCCAGCAGAGGAAGCAAAATCTCTTACCCATCCACCTTGACTATGGATCCAAGGGCTGAAGTTTTCCTTGAGGTATTTTGTTCCAAAGCCCAGTATGGTGTTCATGGGATGGTTGTCTATAGCAGTGAGTCTAGTTGTGACTTCAATAGCAAAAGCAACTTTGATACTTTGTGCTTGCACCTCAGAGTCTGCTGTAGAGTCTGCAGGTATCTCCTCTAGGAATTGATCGGCAACTCTACTGAAGAATCCATAGGACATCAGTTCTGAGGCACACTGAAAGAAAGTCCTGTCATTTTGCACCTGGAAACGAATGTAAGGCATTTATCATTAGGAACAAACAGAGGTATTGGTCCCATTTAAGGCACACAGGAAGTTCAAGGAAGGCTTTTCCTTGTAAAATATACAAATGAGAAATAATTGCTCTCCTATTCTCTGGTAAGTGTGGATTTGTGAGAAACTTTTTTTCACAGTCAACTTGTGAAAGTAGTTCTGGAAAAGTGCTTTCAGCTGCCCAAAATCTCACAtaaatatttggggggaaattgctgaGGCATCCTTTATGTACACACATTTTATGTGGATATAAACAAATCTGATGGATCAAATTGGGCACCACAGTGGAAagtgtgcagaagagggtgaccaagatgatcaagggtctggaagccaagacTTATAAGAAACAGTCaagggagttggatatgtttggCCTGGATAAAAGAGATTGTGAGGAAATAAgatgtcacatgaaagatggagcaagcttgttttctgcttctccatagggttccagatacagtggtacctcgggttaagaacttaattcattctggaggtctgttcttaacctgaaactgttcttaacctgaagcaccacttcagctaatagggcctccagctgccgccgcactatttctgttctcatcctgaagcaaagttcttaacctgaagcgttatttctgggttagcggagtctgtaacctgaggtacctctgtacaagaaagtagattctgacaaaacattaggaaaaactttctgacagtaaaagctattcagcagtggaacggactacctcagaaggtggaggatgttttaaagcagatgttagatggccacctgtctcggatgctttagttgagagtcttgcattgcagagggttgaacgaGATGATCCTCAGTatcccacccaactctacaattctgttattttaTTATCCAAACCTAATCTGAATTCCACAAAAGGCTTTCTCTTGTCTTCCTTCCCCTGCagctgttctttaaaatatatcttTCTCCCCTTTCTGCACATTCAACATTCtagaaaagcattttcacaaaattgtaaataataaaatagaaaattctgcaATTAAATGCTTTAAGGTTCAAtgcaagtaaaaaaacaacatacTGTAGTACAAATTGCAGCCTCAAACTGGTTACCTTTTCCTGCAGTTTATCTCCTGATGCTCTTAACAAGGCAACTATTTCTTTTATTAACTTTTCTTTCTCATCtggtaaaacagaaaaaagaagaagctaattTTCTGGTGTAACACAGGATGTAAAATAATCATTTACattcattaaaacaaattatttaGTAAGCTGTCTCGAGAGCTTTAAGTATTTATGGAATGCTTTTTCCATGTGTTCTATGTATATTATCTCAATCAGCCAGAGGTTGTCTAGCAATACTAGGGACGTGGGTCCAAACCGctattgggcttgctgatcggaaggttggcagttcaaatccgtgtgatggggtgagctcccgttacttctgccaacctagcagtttgaaagcacaccagtgcaagcagataaataggtaccactgtggctggatggtaaacagtgtttctttgAGCTCTGAacttgtcacggtcctctgtgcagcagtagtggtttagtcatgctagccacatgacccagaaagctgtctgtggacaaacatcggttcctttggcctgaagtgagatgggcatcgcaccccatagtcgcctttgactggacttaacagtccagggtcctttaccttttaactttaCCTGGCCATACTATCAGCTGCCTCATGTGGAGAATACTGACCATCACTGAAGGTGGCTGAAAAACTGTGTGATAGATCATCCATAGGGCACAACTGtgttatatatttgaatatgttTAAATAAATCAGAAGGTGTGTTTCAGTTACGGTGCTTCCAGACAAAAGCCATATTGCAGATGTCTGTTCCTTTTCTAAACACACATACAgtttttagtaaaggtaaagggacccctgactattaggtccagtcatggacgactctggggttgtggtgctcatctcactttatctgcatacagcttccggttcatgtggccagcatgactaggccacttctggcgaaccaaagcagcgcacggaaacgccatttaccttcccgccggagcggtacctatctatctacttgcactttgacgtgctttcaaactgctagattggcaggagctgggactgagcaacaggagctcaccccgccgcggggatttgaacctccgaccttctgattggcaagcccaaggctctgtggtttacaccacagcaccaccaaaaAGGCTTTGCCAGTACGCTGAGGAATGTGTGCTGGAATCCTCTGCAACATCCAGGGGTTATGTGGCAAATGTGCAATGGTTCCTTAACAGACAAATCAATCAGGAAAAGGTTTCTTCAAGAAATAAAGTTTTTGAAAACACAGACTCTACAGAAATGCCATCTGGCTGCTGAGGAAAAGCAGGTTACCTTTTTCAACATCATCTTCATTTTCGGGTTTGGTAGCACACCCGCCATCTGCTTCTAGGCTCAGAGTGTGTTCCAGTGCTTTGAATCCTGTCCTTTGAGGGAATGGCGTGGAATTATCAACTATTTCAGCAAGCCTGTCTACCACAACATTGATGTCTGAATCACCTGTTCAAAAACAAATTGAGACAAATTCGCTGGCTGGTTTTCTTTACACCCTGCACAATCTTGAAATTATCAAGCATGTCAGCCTTAGAATCCTCAAATGCTTTAGCCTTTCTCCATAAGGAACATTCTCAAATGCTGATCCACTCAATCCGGTACTGTAGATGGTCTTCTGGCAGCAAGCTCACGAACAAAGACCTTTCTCAGTGTTGCATGGGATCTACCGCTGAGTCACAGAGGCAAGAGGACAGCTTTTTGGAACCCCCGTGGCATGGGAGACTATCTGCAACGTGAGTTCACCCACCTGTGACCCTGCCCCACTTCTGAAAATGCTCCCTTCACCTCAAGTAGGATTGGGGAAAGCCTTCTGTTGCCTCTGATAGGAAGCTGAATGGTGATGTGCTTAGGAGTGTGGTGTGCGCATGCCTGTGGTGTGCCACACTTCCTTGGACCACACCCACCTTTGCCGTGCATTGGCAATGAGGCAAtgtagccctcaggctgaaaaaggttcccaatCCCTGAGGCAGACCCTCACAAAATTAAGAACCAGCCCTTCACAATGGACGTGCATCGCTTTGGTCAGATAGGCTGCCAAGGTGAGCAGATTTCCCCACAAGTCGTCTTCTTTTCCCCTTAGAgccgtggttcccaacatggggcacatgccccacagggggccatttgatttttaaggggggcaatttgagacaGACCAAGTTAAttgccttttaggcttcctccatgtgaataggaattcactttttgaataataagaattatatgtcacagggGCGGAATCAGGATTTTATAGATGCTTAGATAGTTTGATAGATTAGCTACGttacttctatttatttatttcataaaatttaagcCATTGCAGTGGCTTAGCTATCATCCCCTTAACCTATGGAACTCTAAGGAAGTGCCGTTCTGTGAAGGGGCCTGCAGAACTGTTTTGAAACCAAGGCTAAAAACCAAGCAATAGTTGCCACTAATATGCTATTAGAGTGTttaacaaatgggggggggcgttaaACCCACCTTGCTCTTCTAGTGAAAAAGCAGAGCCACTTCCAACACCCGCCTGCAGGCTTAGTGCATGCCCATTTACAGCATCACCCCTTCTGAACATCTTCCCAGAATCCTCTTCAGCTTGCGCCCTTAGACAGGAAGGAAAGCGAAAGAACTTGCAATgggacttcttcctcttcttcttgctcCTGTCTCTGGTAGGCTGTTCTTGGTCCTTGGGAGACAAGCCTTGACGTGACTTCTCCTTACCTTGCCTCTTCTCTCTGCCTAGAGATGATCCATCCTGGCCTTTCGCTTCCCTTTCTAAAAGATGCCAGTATTTGCTAGCGGACAATCGACGCTGGGCATAAGCCATAAGCACTCTGTATTCTGTGCTGGTTCTATCGACATCCTCCAAAGGGATTTCTTCCATACTGGAATAATTTGTCAAATTCATGATGCTCCTGCAaagataaaacaacagcaacaccactttattgtgtatctgaagaagtgtgcatgcacacgaaagctcataccaagaacaaactcagttggtctctaaggtgctactggaaagaatttcctattttgtttcctattttgtttcgactatggcagaccaacacggctacccacctgtaactggaaccactTTATTGGTATTACCAAGTAAAGGTAGGAATTTCTCTGGAGTGCTTTGCTATAATCCATTTAGAAACATTAACACGTAGGCAAAAAGTGGGGGAAATCTGAGCAAGCCAAGTTCAAACAGGAAACAATTTGGATCTCCTTTCGCTCTGCCTTCTCACCGTAAAAACTTCAGTCCAGCTCTGAGAAGCAGCAAGACTTTGTACAAGTTACAATCATTTGAACACCTTGTCAGGCTCCATGTATTCTGTACTCAAATAAAGTAAAATTCTATTGCAAAGTAACACAAACTTTGCATCCCGTATAGGCTATGAACTTTTCCTATTCTGcaattttgcatatttattttactctTCTACTTCCGTTAGGCATAGTCAGGGTCAGGTGCAGCACCAATGGCCAGTCAGGCCATGCCAGGGTCTCTGAAGGGCCTGACTGCATTGCCTTTCACTGTCCTTGGTGGATACTTTTCATCAGCAGGTGGCCCCTGTGAATGGGAAGTGACTTTGGCTTCTGTTCACAAGCATCCCCAAATAGGACGTCATATCTTTGAAATCATTCGGTTTCAAAGATCTATGCAATTTGGGTAACTTAAGCTGGTGGGCAGTTACCATGGATGTGGGTCAAACCTAGCTGCCTTTCCATTGCTGGAGTGTGTCTagagatcaatcaatcaataaaatttatttgaccttcagtcagtacacaatcattatccatacaaagattaaaaggtctaaacatctcaaggagcttaacaccaaaacatacaatgagaagtagattatacatttagacccatgtgtCTAGATGTGTCTGGTGGAGGGTGCTgagtgctgccaccactgctttGGAAGCAGAACTGGCCCCCACCATAGTTAGGTTGTATGTGCTGAAGGAGGGGAATTGCCAGCACCATGCCAAGGGCCCTCTGATCAAATAAAACCTAACTTAACAACTAAATTCCTTATCTTACATGCACTTTGACTTGTGCAGTTTCAGCCAGATGTAGTTGGTTGGGctgcatgaaatttcataaggCAAATCCCAAGCAAGGCAGAATGCTTAAGAGCTCTTTTGGCACAGGGTCCACttggaaatttgttgttgttgtttagtcgtttagtcgtgtccgactcttcgtgaccccatggaccagagcacgcctggcactcctgtcttccactgcctcccgctgtttggacAGACTCATggtggtagcttcgagaacactgtccaaccatctcatcctctgtcatccccttctccttgtgccctccatctttcccaacacagggtcttttccagggagtcttctcttctcaagaggtggccaaagtcttggagcctcagcttcaggatctgtccttccagtgagcactcaggcctgatttccttaagaatggataggtttgatcttcttgcagtccatgggactctcaatagtctcctccagcaccataattcaaaagcatcaattcttcggcaatcagccttcttccagctctcacttccatacatcactactgggaaaaccatagctttaactatacggacctttgtcggcaaggtgatgtctctgctttttaagatgctgtctagatttgtcattgcttttctcccaagtagcatgcgtcttttaatttcgtgactgctgtcaccatctgcagtgatcatggaacccaataaagtaacatctctcactgcctccattggattaaaggtaaagggacccctgaccgttaggtccagtcacagacaactctggggttgctgcactcatctctctttattggccgagggagccagcgtacagcttccaggtcatgtggccagtatgactaagccacttctggcaaaccagagcagcacacggaaatgccttttaccttcccgccggagtggtacctatttatctacttgcactttgacgtgctttcgaactgctaggttggcaggagcagggagcgagcaataggagctcaccccatcgcggggattcgaaccgccgaccttccaattggcaagccctaggctcagtggtttagaccacagcgccacccgcgtcccttttgcCTCCATTGGATACCAGGTTTTAAAAGAGCTATTAAGCTCTCTGGCTTGATTGCTAGGCAAGGCCCACTCAGTGCAGGGGCCTGGAAGGCTCCGGGATGcagactctctccccccccccacctgctagCTACAGGGTGGCTCTGAGGGTTTGAATGTACACATATACATTTCCACATATACACATGTGAATGAGTTTTGAGCATAAGCACGCCTACAGACAGATAAAATTGTTATGTTCTTTCATTTGTGTGGTGTTCCTGAACATTTCACTGCAAATGTTTTGGAGGCAATATTATTCAAGAAAAGTATCATTTATAAGAAGTCTTAAAAATTATTGCCCCTTGGTAAGAGAAAGAACAGACTTACcatatacagtattaaaaaacaacaacaaaaaaccactgTTCTCTGTAAGTCAGTCCTCACCTTCCTGCTTTCATTGACTAGAAACTAACATGGAGCATGCAGAAGCTGATTTATTTTAGGATATGTCAGTTTGTTTGTAACAGATCCAAATTGGCACACCTTCTGTGGAGCCAGATAAATGGCACAATGGGCAACTGCTAATGATTtacaacagagctttccaaacttcacAACAAGTTGTTAGCtgcagtgtgcatgtgtgtcacaGGAATGCTCCCCGcactcctggggctggaaaggggttagtttaacctccggtttgctagtaaaactgaattactgtattgCAAAATGATACGTATCTAAAAAGTgttgtcaccaacatgaaaagtttggaaagctctgatgctTCTGAAATACAAAGTGCCTCACAGCCACTGCTTCTACTTATAGTCTCTAATC
The sequence above is drawn from the Lacerta agilis isolate rLacAgi1 chromosome 5, rLacAgi1.pri, whole genome shotgun sequence genome and encodes:
- the BCL2L14 gene encoding apoptosis facilitator Bcl-2-like protein 14 isoform X2; this translates as MNLTNYSSMEEIPLEDVDRTSTEYRVLMAYAQRRLSASKYWHLLEREAKGQDGSSLGREKRQGDSDINVVVDRLAEIVDNSTPFPQRTGFKALEHTLSLEADGGCATKPENEDDVEKDEKEKLIKEIVALLRASGDKLQEKVQNDRTFFQCASELMSYGFFSRVADQFLEEIPADSTADSEVQAQSIKVAFAIEVTTRLTAIDNHPMNTILGFGTKYLKENFSPWIHSQGGWGKALGLPDQEEVE
- the BCL2L14 gene encoding apoptosis facilitator Bcl-2-like protein 14 isoform X1; amino-acid sequence: MNLTNYSSMEEIPLEDVDRTSTEYRVLMAYAQRRLSASKYWHLLEREAKGQDGSSLGREKRQGKEKSRQGLSPKDQEQPTRDRSKKKRKKSHCKFFRFPSCLRAQAEEDSGKMFRRGDAVNGHALSLQAGVGSGSAFSLEEQGDSDINVVVDRLAEIVDNSTPFPQRTGFKALEHTLSLEADGGCATKPENEDDVEKDEKEKLIKEIVALLRASGDKLQEKVQNDRTFFQCASELMSYGFFSRVADQFLEEIPADSTADSEVQAQSIKVAFAIEVTTRLTAIDNHPMNTILGFGTKYLKENFSPWIHSQGGWGKALGLPDQEEVE